A stretch of Microbacterium caowuchunii DNA encodes these proteins:
- a CDS encoding EamA family transporter, producing the protein MEDKFGRWIAVTAIAPIAWGATYVVTRQLLPAETPLWGSVIRCLPAGLLVLLIVRRLPQGAWWWRSLVLGVLNVGGFCVLVYIVGQRLPSSLAAALMSASAAGMMLFAWMLLRQRPKLRAAVGALIGIGGVVLMLGVGGEDVDGWGVVASVGAMLASSLGFVLTARWGRGVPPLTMTAWQLLAGSLVLLPLALLVEGSPPVLDAPAAGGFAFVIVVGTALAYAAWFTGLRRLRPGVVGIVGLLNPVTGAVLGVAVGGEAFGLPQFMGLALVVCGVLLGVVPGRMAVRRRRSTVFDAPASVSRDGMRG; encoded by the coding sequence ATGGAAGATAAATTCGGGAGATGGATCGCGGTGACGGCGATCGCCCCGATCGCCTGGGGCGCGACGTACGTCGTGACGCGCCAGCTCCTGCCTGCCGAGACCCCGCTGTGGGGGAGTGTCATCCGGTGTCTTCCCGCGGGCCTGCTCGTGCTGCTGATCGTGCGACGACTGCCGCAGGGGGCGTGGTGGTGGCGCTCCCTGGTGCTGGGGGTGCTGAACGTCGGCGGGTTCTGCGTGCTGGTCTACATCGTCGGGCAGCGCCTTCCCTCGAGCCTCGCCGCCGCGCTCATGTCCGCGTCCGCCGCGGGCATGATGCTCTTCGCGTGGATGCTGCTGCGCCAGCGTCCGAAGCTCCGTGCCGCGGTCGGCGCGCTGATCGGCATCGGCGGGGTCGTGCTCATGCTCGGCGTCGGCGGTGAGGACGTCGACGGATGGGGCGTCGTGGCGTCCGTCGGTGCCATGCTGGCCTCCTCGCTCGGTTTCGTGCTGACCGCCCGGTGGGGACGGGGCGTGCCGCCTCTGACGATGACGGCGTGGCAACTGCTCGCGGGGTCGCTCGTACTCCTCCCGCTCGCGCTGCTTGTGGAAGGATCGCCGCCGGTTCTCGATGCGCCCGCCGCCGGCGGCTTCGCGTTCGTGATCGTCGTCGGCACGGCGCTCGCCTACGCGGCGTGGTTCACGGGGCTGCGCAGGCTGCGGCCAGGGGTCGTCGGCATCGTCGGGCTGCTCAATCCGGTGACCGGCGCGGTGCTCGGCGTCGCGGTCGGTGGTGAGGCGTTCGGTCTCCCGCAGTTCATGGGACTGGCTCTGGTGGTGTGCGGGGTCCTGCTGGGGGTGGTTCCGGGCCGGATGGCAGTCCGCCGCCGGCGATCGACGGTCTTCGACGCCCCGGCGTCGGTATCCCGTGATGGGATGAGGGGATGA
- a CDS encoding cysteine hydrolase family protein: protein MTRALLVIDMQRGFDDLDFWGPTANPDCEANVAALVGAWRDSGEPIVVVRHDSDSAGSPLHPGNPGNALVDAVAGAPAALTVAKRVNSAFYGDPDLHAWLRENGIRELVLCGIQTNMCVETTARMAGNLGYDTTVVLDATRTFDLSAEVPGVGVVPRSAKELMATTALVLQEGGFARIRTTAELLAG, encoded by the coding sequence ATGACCCGGGCTCTCCTCGTGATCGACATGCAACGCGGCTTCGACGACCTCGACTTCTGGGGGCCGACCGCGAACCCCGATTGCGAGGCGAACGTCGCCGCCCTGGTCGGGGCGTGGCGGGACTCGGGCGAGCCGATCGTGGTCGTGCGGCATGACTCGGACTCCGCCGGCTCGCCGCTGCATCCGGGAAACCCCGGCAACGCTCTGGTCGACGCGGTGGCGGGCGCGCCCGCGGCGCTGACGGTCGCCAAGCGGGTCAACTCCGCGTTCTACGGCGATCCGGATCTGCACGCCTGGTTGCGGGAGAACGGGATCCGCGAACTCGTGCTCTGCGGCATCCAGACCAACATGTGCGTCGAGACGACGGCCCGGATGGCGGGGAACCTCGGCTACGACACCACCGTCGTCCTGGATGCCACGCGCACGTTCGATCTCTCGGCCGAGGTGCCCGGGGTCGGTGTCGTCCCGCGATCGGCGAAGGAGCTGATGGCGACGACGGCCCTCGTGCTGCAGGAGGGCGGGTTCGCCCGGATCCGCACCACGGCAGAGCTCCTCGCCGGCTGA
- a CDS encoding DNA polymerase Y family protein — MPEQIRSLVLWVPDWPVVAVRRERAKPSAPESTPGATGGDSAARDDAARDDAARDDAAGDGRTTLEHEPEPDPEPDPALLLETDPPLAVIEKNMVVACSATARAEGVRRGQRRRDAQGHCPRLELVPADAARDHRAFSPLVSAVEQLAPHVQVVRPGLCALKARGPARYYGGESAAAETLRAALLAQGIADVRVGIADGPFTAEQAARAATRADDPVRIVPPGRAGDFLAPLPVTALLDSASGGQGETDLAHLLARLGVHTLGAFAGLEVDRVRERLGERGVHLQSLAAGADSRTVDPRTPPPELHREVVFDPPVELAEQAAFGMRVAAEEFIARLDAERLVCTELRVELWGDRGERSERVWLHPGTFDGSAVVDRVRWQLAEEQGFQSGVTRVRISPEAVDAAAHHVVGLFGAGEREKVHHALSRVQAILGHRGVVTPVVGGGRWLEERQVLVPWGDRATTPGDPSRPWPGSLPAPLPTTVYPRPRPAEVRDGRGQRVTVDERGMLSAAPVDVAVEGARRAVVSWAGPWPVVEREWDAVRRRVAYRFQIVDAAQEAWLLVHEAAGWHAEAKYD; from the coding sequence ATGCCCGAGCAGATCCGCAGCCTCGTGCTCTGGGTGCCGGACTGGCCGGTCGTGGCGGTGCGGCGGGAGCGGGCGAAGCCCTCCGCACCGGAATCCACGCCCGGAGCCACCGGTGGCGACAGTGCAGCTCGAGACGATGCCGCCCGAGACGATGCAGCCCGAGACGATGCAGCCGGCGATGGCCGGACGACTCTCGAGCATGAGCCCGAGCCCGACCCCGAGCCCGACCCGGCTCTCCTGCTCGAGACCGACCCGCCGCTCGCGGTGATCGAGAAGAACATGGTCGTGGCCTGCTCCGCCACGGCCCGGGCGGAGGGGGTGCGGCGCGGCCAGCGTCGCCGGGACGCGCAGGGGCACTGTCCGCGGCTGGAGCTCGTGCCGGCGGATGCGGCGCGCGACCACCGCGCCTTCTCGCCGCTCGTCTCGGCGGTGGAGCAGCTCGCCCCGCACGTGCAGGTGGTGCGTCCGGGGCTGTGCGCCCTGAAGGCGCGGGGGCCTGCCCGGTACTACGGGGGCGAGTCCGCGGCAGCCGAGACGCTGCGGGCGGCCCTTCTCGCCCAGGGGATCGCGGATGTGCGCGTGGGGATCGCGGACGGACCCTTCACCGCCGAGCAGGCGGCCCGCGCCGCCACCCGGGCGGACGACCCCGTCCGGATCGTCCCACCGGGCCGGGCGGGCGATTTCCTCGCTCCACTGCCCGTGACCGCTCTGCTCGATTCGGCTTCCGGCGGGCAGGGCGAGACCGATCTCGCCCACCTCCTCGCCCGGCTGGGCGTGCACACCCTCGGGGCGTTCGCCGGACTCGAGGTCGATCGGGTGCGCGAGCGGCTGGGGGAGCGGGGCGTGCACCTGCAGTCCCTCGCCGCCGGGGCGGACTCCCGCACGGTCGACCCCCGTACGCCGCCGCCGGAGCTGCACCGCGAGGTCGTGTTCGACCCGCCCGTCGAACTCGCCGAGCAGGCCGCGTTCGGCATGCGCGTCGCCGCGGAGGAGTTCATCGCCCGGCTCGACGCCGAACGCCTCGTCTGCACGGAGCTGCGCGTGGAGCTCTGGGGCGACCGGGGCGAGCGCAGTGAGCGGGTGTGGCTGCATCCGGGCACGTTCGACGGGTCCGCCGTCGTCGACCGGGTGCGCTGGCAACTGGCCGAGGAGCAGGGGTTCCAGAGTGGCGTCACCCGGGTGCGGATCTCGCCCGAGGCGGTGGATGCCGCCGCGCACCACGTCGTGGGGCTGTTCGGTGCGGGGGAGCGCGAGAAGGTGCACCACGCGCTCTCCCGGGTGCAGGCCATCCTCGGTCACCGCGGGGTCGTGACGCCCGTCGTCGGTGGGGGCCGGTGGCTCGAGGAGCGTCAGGTGCTGGTGCCCTGGGGGGATCGGGCCACGACCCCGGGGGATCCGTCCCGGCCGTGGCCGGGTTCGCTCCCGGCGCCGCTGCCCACCACCGTCTATCCGCGTCCGCGCCCTGCGGAGGTCAGGGACGGGCGGGGGCAGCGGGTGACGGTCGACGAACGCGGGATGCTCTCCGCCGCCCCTGTCGACGTGGCGGTGGAGGGCGCCCGGCGCGCGGTGGTCTCCTGGGCGGGGCCGTGGCCGGTGGTGGAACGGGAGTGGGATGCGGTGCGCCGCCGGGTGGCGTACCGGTTCCAGATCGTCGACGCCGCGCAGGAGGCGTGGCTGCTGGTGCACGAAGCGGCCGGCTGGCACGCCGAGGCGAAGTACGACTGA
- a CDS encoding error-prone DNA polymerase, translating to MGWHNPAVPWSQLERTLSDVRRPAPGPPGADGGDSPAWSHKRGPYVPPPIERPEQIVPYAELHAHSSYSFLDGASSPEELVEEAERLGLHALAVTDHDGFYGIVRFAEAAEQRAVQTVFGAELSLELPAPQKGRPDPVGRHLVVLARQQEGYHRLAGALTRAQLRGAEKGRPVYDLAELAEQSGGPRDPQWAVLTGCRKGGVRQALAAGGPAAAAEELDLLVELFGRDAVHVELIDHGDPRDTRTNDILAALAAERGLPLLATGNVHYAVPDRRLLAAAIAAVRANRSMDELDGWLPAHGGAFLRSGAEMAARFARYPGAVAWTVTLADELAFSLRKASPALPKLPVPEGHTPMSWLRRLVWDAVPRAYPNLTDGQRRRIERELEVIEMKDFPGYFLIVHGIVQEARRRGILCQGRGSAANSAVCFLLDITAVDAIYYNLPFERFLSSLRDEEPDIDVDFDSDRREEIIQWVYSTYGRERAAQVANVIQYRPKNAVRDMARALGYSPGQQDAWSKQVERWGASLESAPDHDIPDQVIAYATELLKAPRHLGIHSGGMVLTERPVGEVAPIEHARMPGRTVIQWDKDDAAWMGLVKFDLLGLGMLSALQYCFDLIRAGTGEEWELRSLPKDEAAVYDMLCRADSIGVFQVESRAQMGLLPRLRPRCFYDLVIEIALVRPGPIQGGAVHPFVRRKLGQEKVTYPHPDLKPVLERTLGIPVFQEQLMQMAMVVGDLTGEDADLMRRAMGSKRGLERIDSLREKLYAGMTRHGLVGEDADAIYRKIQAFANFGFAESHSLSFGLLVYASSWLKLHYPAAFLAGLLRAQPMGFYSPATLVSDARRHGVDVRRPDLQRSGVEATLEARGEFTAPTGRDACRGEQPPVGEFDPAAPDESEAHRRDGAFAVRLGLAAVKGIGVPLATRIVAARKQAGPFRDMPDLVRRVDLNVAQLEALATAGAFDCFGLSRREAMWLAGSAAENRPVFLPHSFVAVQPPLFPDPSSYEVLASDLWATGISTDDHPLTHYRSALDARGVLTSRELRTHEPGRRVEVAGLVTHRQRPATASGITFINLEDEHGLVNVICSVGVWNRHRRLVRDAPALIVRGMLERSTEGVTNLVADGFEDMRVGVQHRSRDFR from the coding sequence ATGGGATGGCACAACCCGGCCGTACCGTGGTCGCAGCTCGAACGCACCCTCAGTGACGTGCGCCGCCCGGCACCCGGCCCGCCCGGCGCGGACGGCGGCGACAGTCCGGCATGGTCGCACAAGCGCGGGCCGTACGTGCCGCCGCCGATCGAGCGGCCCGAGCAGATCGTGCCCTACGCCGAGCTGCACGCGCACTCGTCGTACTCGTTCCTCGACGGCGCCTCGTCTCCCGAGGAGCTCGTGGAGGAGGCGGAACGGCTGGGACTGCACGCCCTCGCCGTCACCGACCACGACGGTTTCTACGGGATCGTCCGGTTCGCCGAGGCGGCCGAGCAGCGCGCGGTGCAGACCGTCTTCGGTGCCGAGCTGTCGCTGGAGCTCCCCGCCCCGCAGAAGGGGCGGCCGGACCCGGTCGGCCGGCACCTGGTGGTGCTCGCCCGGCAGCAGGAGGGCTACCACCGGCTCGCCGGCGCGCTCACTCGGGCGCAGCTGCGCGGCGCCGAGAAGGGACGGCCGGTCTACGACCTGGCCGAGCTCGCGGAGCAGTCCGGTGGCCCGCGTGACCCCCAGTGGGCGGTGCTCACCGGATGCCGCAAGGGCGGTGTGCGGCAGGCGCTCGCCGCCGGCGGGCCCGCCGCCGCGGCGGAGGAGCTCGACCTGCTCGTGGAGCTCTTCGGCCGCGACGCCGTGCACGTGGAGCTGATCGACCACGGGGACCCCCGGGACACCCGCACGAACGACATCCTGGCCGCCCTGGCCGCCGAGCGGGGGCTGCCGCTGCTCGCCACCGGCAACGTGCACTACGCGGTGCCCGACCGGCGGCTGCTCGCCGCCGCGATCGCCGCGGTGCGGGCGAACCGCAGCATGGACGAGCTCGACGGCTGGCTGCCCGCGCACGGCGGGGCGTTCCTGCGCTCGGGGGCGGAGATGGCGGCCCGGTTCGCCCGGTACCCCGGGGCGGTGGCGTGGACGGTGACCCTCGCCGACGAACTGGCGTTCTCGCTGCGGAAGGCTTCCCCGGCGCTGCCGAAGCTCCCGGTGCCCGAGGGGCACACGCCGATGTCGTGGCTGCGCCGCCTGGTCTGGGATGCGGTGCCCCGCGCCTACCCGAACCTCACCGACGGCCAGCGTCGCCGCATCGAGCGGGAGCTCGAGGTGATCGAGATGAAGGACTTCCCGGGGTACTTCCTGATCGTGCACGGCATCGTGCAGGAGGCCCGGCGTCGCGGCATCCTGTGCCAGGGGCGGGGATCGGCGGCCAACAGTGCCGTCTGCTTCCTGCTCGACATCACCGCGGTCGACGCGATCTACTACAACCTGCCCTTCGAGCGGTTCCTCTCGAGCCTGCGCGACGAGGAGCCGGACATCGACGTCGACTTCGACTCCGACCGGCGCGAGGAGATCATCCAGTGGGTGTACTCCACCTACGGGCGCGAGCGCGCCGCGCAGGTCGCGAACGTCATCCAGTACCGGCCGAAGAACGCGGTGCGCGACATGGCCCGCGCCCTCGGGTATTCGCCGGGGCAGCAGGACGCCTGGTCGAAGCAGGTGGAGCGCTGGGGCGCCTCTCTGGAGAGCGCCCCGGATCACGACATCCCGGATCAGGTCATCGCCTACGCGACCGAACTGCTGAAGGCCCCGCGGCACCTCGGCATCCACTCCGGCGGGATGGTGCTCACCGAGCGTCCGGTCGGCGAGGTCGCCCCCATCGAGCACGCCCGCATGCCCGGCCGCACCGTCATCCAGTGGGACAAGGACGACGCGGCCTGGATGGGACTCGTGAAGTTCGATCTGCTGGGACTCGGGATGCTGTCCGCCCTGCAGTACTGCTTCGATCTCATCCGCGCCGGGACCGGGGAGGAGTGGGAGCTCCGGTCGCTGCCGAAGGACGAGGCGGCCGTCTACGACATGCTCTGCCGGGCCGATTCGATCGGGGTGTTCCAGGTGGAGTCGCGCGCGCAGATGGGGCTGCTGCCGCGGCTGCGACCGCGGTGCTTCTACGACCTCGTGATCGAGATCGCGCTCGTGCGTCCGGGGCCGATCCAGGGCGGTGCGGTGCATCCGTTCGTACGGCGCAAGCTCGGTCAGGAGAAGGTGACGTATCCGCATCCGGATCTGAAGCCGGTGCTGGAGCGGACGCTGGGGATCCCGGTCTTCCAGGAGCAGCTCATGCAGATGGCGATGGTGGTGGGGGACCTCACCGGCGAGGATGCGGACCTCATGCGCCGGGCGATGGGCTCCAAGCGAGGGCTCGAGCGCATCGACTCGTTGCGCGAGAAGCTGTACGCCGGGATGACCCGGCACGGCCTGGTGGGGGAGGACGCGGACGCGATCTACCGGAAGATCCAGGCGTTCGCGAACTTCGGGTTCGCCGAGTCGCACTCCCTCTCGTTCGGGCTGCTCGTGTACGCGAGCTCCTGGCTGAAGCTGCACTATCCCGCGGCGTTCCTCGCCGGGCTCCTGCGCGCGCAGCCGATGGGGTTCTACTCGCCCGCGACCCTTGTCTCGGACGCGCGGCGGCACGGGGTGGACGTGCGGCGTCCGGACCTGCAGCGCTCCGGTGTCGAGGCGACGCTGGAGGCGCGGGGGGAGTTCACCGCTCCGACCGGCCGCGACGCGTGCCGCGGGGAGCAGCCGCCGGTGGGGGAGTTCGACCCGGCGGCGCCGGACGAGTCGGAGGCGCACCGGCGCGACGGGGCCTTCGCGGTGCGGCTGGGGCTCGCCGCGGTGAAGGGGATCGGGGTGCCGCTCGCGACCCGCATCGTCGCGGCCCGGAAGCAGGCCGGGCCGTTCCGGGACATGCCGGACCTCGTGCGCCGCGTCGACCTGAACGTCGCGCAGCTGGAGGCGCTCGCGACGGCCGGGGCGTTCGACTGCTTCGGGCTCAGTCGCCGTGAGGCGATGTGGCTGGCCGGGTCGGCGGCGGAGAACCGGCCGGTGTTCCTGCCCCACTCCTTCGTCGCCGTGCAGCCGCCGTTGTTTCCCGATCCGTCGAGCTACGAGGTGCTGGCCTCGGACCTGTGGGCGACGGGGATCTCCACCGACGACCACCCGCTGACGCACTACCGGTCCGCGCTGGACGCCCGGGGGGTGCTCACCTCCCGGGAGCTCCGTACCCACGAACCGGGCCGGCGGGTGGAAGTCGCGGGGCTCGTGACGCACCGGCAGCGGCCGGCCACCGCATCCGGGATCACGTTCATCAACCTCGAGGACGAGCACGGTCTCGTCAACGTGATCTGCTCGGTGGGGGTGTGGAACCGGCATCGGCGGCTGGTGCGCGACGCCCCGGCGCTGATCGTGCGGGGGATGCTGGAGCGTTCCACCGAGGGGGTGACCAACCTCGTCGCCGACGGTTTCGAGGACATGCGCGTGGGGGTGCAGCACCGCTCCCGCGACTTCCGCTGA
- a CDS encoding Fe-S cluster assembly protein HesB codes for MLTLTETAASAVKTISSQIPTEGGGLRIRDTGPETGFELALAPSPEQGDAIVETDGARVFVDAAASAALDDRILDAEMDPDGSVRFALGVRG; via the coding sequence ATGCTCACACTCACCGAAACTGCTGCTTCGGCGGTCAAGACGATCTCGTCCCAGATCCCCACGGAGGGCGGCGGACTCCGCATCCGCGACACCGGTCCGGAGACCGGGTTCGAACTCGCCCTCGCCCCGTCGCCGGAACAGGGCGACGCCATCGTCGAGACGGACGGCGCCCGCGTGTTCGTCGACGCCGCAGCCAGCGCGGCGCTCGACGACCGCATCCTCGACGCGGAGATGGACCCGGACGGGTCGGTCCGCTTCGCCCTCGGCGTGCGCGGCTGA
- the poxB gene encoding ubiquinone-dependent pyruvate dehydrogenase: MAENVADLFVHTLRAAGVSRIWGLAGDSLNAFTDAIRRDGGIRWLHMRHEEAAAFAAAAEAEVTGELAVIAGSSGPGNLHFINGLFDAQRSRVPVLAIASHIPSAEIGSGYFQETHPQDLFRECSVYSELVADPAQLPWVLEIAMRTAVEKRGVAVVVVPGDIFFADAPDRRPSAPIRASRPVIVPSLGELARAATMLDGAKKITILAGAGVAGAHAEVLALAEKLQAPIVHAFRGKEHIEYDNPYDVGMTGLLGFASGYRAIAKCDALLILGSDFPYRQFYPDKATIIQVDIRGEQLGRRTPIDMGMVGEVGATAEALLPLLHGDRDGRHLRDSVQHYKKTRRDLDGLANNDGKTPIHPQYVARLLDELADKDAVFTVDVGSPVIWAARYLQMTKERRLIGSFTHGSMANAMPQALGAQVVDRDRQVIALSGDGGLSMLMGDLLSIRQNDLPVKIVVFNNSSLGFIEVEMVAAGIVNFGTDLVNPDFAQVAEAVGITGIRVEHPDDLEPALRRALAEPGPVLVDVVVAGNELSIPPSITAEQAKGFTLWALRSVLSGRGDEILDLADTNVWRRVFG, encoded by the coding sequence ATGGCCGAGAACGTTGCAGATCTGTTCGTCCACACGCTCCGCGCCGCCGGCGTCAGCCGGATCTGGGGTCTGGCCGGTGACTCCCTGAACGCGTTCACGGATGCGATCCGCCGGGATGGCGGCATCCGCTGGCTGCACATGAGGCACGAGGAAGCGGCGGCGTTCGCCGCGGCCGCCGAGGCGGAGGTGACCGGCGAACTCGCGGTGATCGCGGGAAGCTCCGGACCCGGCAACCTGCACTTCATCAACGGTCTCTTCGACGCGCAGCGCTCACGAGTGCCGGTGCTCGCGATCGCCTCGCACATCCCGTCGGCCGAGATCGGCAGCGGCTACTTCCAGGAGACGCACCCGCAGGACCTGTTCCGCGAGTGCAGCGTCTACAGCGAGCTGGTGGCGGATCCGGCGCAGCTGCCGTGGGTGCTGGAGATCGCGATGCGGACCGCGGTGGAGAAGCGCGGCGTTGCGGTCGTCGTCGTGCCGGGTGACATCTTCTTCGCGGATGCTCCCGATCGGCGCCCGTCCGCCCCCATCCGCGCCAGCCGCCCGGTCATCGTCCCCTCGCTCGGGGAGCTCGCCCGTGCCGCCACCATGCTGGACGGGGCGAAGAAGATCACGATCCTCGCCGGTGCGGGGGTCGCCGGGGCGCACGCCGAGGTGCTGGCGCTCGCCGAGAAGCTGCAGGCGCCGATCGTGCACGCCTTCCGCGGCAAGGAGCACATCGAGTACGACAACCCGTACGACGTGGGGATGACGGGGCTCCTCGGTTTCGCGTCCGGTTACCGGGCGATCGCGAAGTGCGACGCCCTGCTGATCCTCGGGTCGGACTTCCCGTATCGGCAGTTCTACCCGGACAAGGCCACGATCATCCAGGTCGACATCCGGGGCGAGCAGCTGGGCCGGCGCACGCCCATCGACATGGGGATGGTGGGGGAGGTGGGGGCCACCGCCGAGGCGCTCCTTCCACTCCTCCACGGCGACCGCGACGGCCGGCACCTGCGCGACAGCGTGCAGCACTACAAGAAGACCCGGCGCGACCTCGACGGGCTCGCGAACAACGACGGCAAGACCCCCATCCATCCGCAGTACGTGGCGCGGCTCCTGGACGAGCTCGCCGACAAGGATGCCGTCTTCACAGTGGATGTCGGCAGCCCGGTGATCTGGGCGGCCCGCTACCTGCAGATGACCAAGGAGCGGCGCCTGATCGGCTCGTTCACGCACGGGTCGATGGCGAACGCCATGCCGCAGGCGCTCGGCGCGCAGGTGGTCGACCGTGACCGTCAGGTGATCGCGCTCTCCGGGGATGGCGGCCTGTCGATGCTGATGGGCGACCTCCTCTCGATCAGGCAGAACGACCTGCCGGTGAAGATCGTGGTCTTCAACAACTCCTCGCTGGGGTTCATCGAGGTGGAGATGGTCGCGGCCGGCATCGTGAACTTCGGCACCGACCTCGTCAATCCGGACTTCGCGCAGGTCGCCGAGGCGGTGGGCATCACCGGCATCCGGGTGGAGCATCCCGACGACCTCGAGCCGGCGCTGCGCCGCGCGCTCGCCGAGCCCGGCCCGGTGCTGGTGGATGTGGTCGTCGCGGGGAACGAGCTGTCGATCCCGCCGAGCATCACGGCGGAACAGGCGAAGGGCTTCACCCTGTGGGCGCTGCGCTCGGTGCTCTCCGGACGCGGCGACGAGATCCTCGATCTCGCCGACACGAACGTCTGGCGGCGCGTGTTCGGGTGA